In a genomic window of Allomeiothermus silvanus DSM 9946:
- a CDS encoding pseudouridine synthase: MKKAHLTKERLDKVLAHLGLGSRKEIHKLARAGRITVDGEVITDAGFKLDPRSARIAVDGEEVFYREFFHVLLNKPAGYVTSTQDRDGPSVTHLLEMVRDDWMPVGRLDKDTEGLLLITTDGELAHRLTHPRWKVPKRYYAELAEPATQADVEAFAAGFELEGEPLQPAELTLGKDRRVELVIREGRYHQVKRMFAARGNRVVYLKRVAFGPLELPEDLELGESRYLTAEEEHALYGAVGLEPGV, from the coding sequence ATGAAGAAAGCGCACCTTACAAAAGAACGCCTCGACAAGGTTCTAGCCCACCTCGGCCTAGGTAGCCGCAAGGAGATCCACAAACTGGCTCGAGCTGGGCGCATCACCGTGGACGGCGAGGTCATCACCGATGCTGGCTTCAAGCTCGACCCTCGGAGCGCGCGGATCGCAGTAGACGGGGAAGAAGTCTTCTACCGCGAGTTCTTTCACGTGCTGCTTAATAAGCCCGCCGGTTACGTGACCTCCACCCAAGACCGGGACGGGCCGTCGGTGACCCACCTGCTCGAAATGGTACGCGACGACTGGATGCCGGTAGGCCGGCTCGACAAGGACACCGAGGGGCTTTTGCTCATCACCACCGATGGCGAGCTGGCGCACCGCCTCACCCACCCCCGCTGGAAGGTGCCCAAGCGTTACTATGCCGAGCTGGCCGAGCCCGCCACCCAGGCCGACGTGGAGGCCTTCGCTGCCGGGTTTGAACTCGAGGGCGAACCTCTCCAGCCCGCCGAACTCACCCTCGGAAAAGACAGGCGGGTCGAACTGGTCATCCGCGAGGGTCGGTATCACCAGGTCAAGCGGATGTTCGCGGCGCGGGGGAACCGGGTGGTTTACTTGAAGCGGGTGGCCTTTGGCCCGCTCGAGTTGCCGGAAGACCTCGAGCTAGGAGAATCCCGCTATCTCACGGCTGAAGAAGAACACGCCCTGTACGGGGCGGTGGGGCTCGAGCCAGGGGTTTAG